A region from the uncultured Draconibacterium sp. genome encodes:
- a CDS encoding (2Fe-2S)-binding protein yields the protein MAQFKLNINSKMYAVEAEPDTPLLWVIRDKVGLKGTKFGCGAAHCGVCTVLFNGFPIKSCTIAVATVTPDVKITTIESEDYKHLKTVQKAWTEVQVPQCGYCQSGQILTAVSLLNQNPTPSDAEIDTAMTAVLCRCGTYPRIKKAIKNAGEELKS from the coding sequence ATGGCACAATTTAAGTTAAACATTAACAGCAAAATGTACGCAGTAGAGGCCGAACCCGATACCCCGCTTCTTTGGGTTATTCGCGATAAGGTAGGATTAAAAGGAACAAAGTTTGGATGCGGGGCAGCCCATTGTGGTGTTTGCACTGTACTTTTTAACGGATTCCCGATAAAATCGTGCACCATAGCCGTTGCAACGGTTACGCCCGATGTAAAAATTACCACTATCGAGTCGGAAGATTATAAACACCTGAAAACCGTTCAAAAAGCCTGGACAGAGGTTCAGGTTCCGCAATGTGGCTATTGCCAAAGTGGGCAGATTTTAACAGCTGTATCTTTGCTAAATCAAAACCCTACGCCATCAGATGCCGAAATTGACACAGCAATGACTGCAGTTTTGTGCCGTTGCGGCACTTACCCTCGTATAAAAAAAGCCATAAAAAATGCAGGAGAAGAATTAAAATCATAG
- a CDS encoding molybdopterin cofactor-binding domain-containing protein has protein sequence MKRREFLQLTGATGLGLMLGCTGSENKVTTASADDVELNHFVFIDTNGIVTILNHKPELGQGVYQAIPMIIAEELEVDINKIKIVQSVADKEKYGNQGIGGSTSVRRGYTELRKIGASGKHMLMQAAANKWGCPIADCWVENGIVLRKNSKEQLAYGDLVLDAAQLEVPENVELKKSADFSILGKPTLRQDIPMKVNGAAVFGLDIEVENMLYASVERTPYFFGAVESYNKDEVEALPGVISTVILKTELFGKPREGVAIMSDDYFTAFKARKQLTITWRAIPEAFDNDKVFERFHQEKTIKPTAQRLKNEDKQLLSSAVDFITAEYECPYEAHSPMEPMNATVWVKADGTVEAWLPTQNGQRARTDISRITGIPEENITVNVTFLGGGFGRRSLQDFAAEAALLSAETKRPVKVVWSREDDTNAGPFRPATLNVFNAGFDKNKKLTSFSNHIIAQIIGHQNPGADLSRIGGGTYEGAYWGYNFANYTQAGTSVQLPIPIWYWRSVYSSTNCFVNESFVDEVAIHAGEDPMNFRIKYMDDERAISLLETIRKQSNWDNPTPGEYKGVAFAHVFASYCAQVVTVKKSGAGVKIVKVDAAIDCGQTINPDTIEAQIEGSIIMGLTAAYKGGIKISGGKVQNNNFDKYELLRINETPEIEVQIMKNEHAPGGIGEPGFPPTAPALANAIFNASGIRLRKLPFTEVGIV, from the coding sequence ATGAAGCGACGAGAATTTTTACAACTAACTGGTGCTACCGGACTTGGCTTAATGTTGGGGTGTACCGGTTCTGAAAACAAAGTTACAACTGCCAGTGCTGATGATGTTGAACTCAACCACTTTGTTTTTATCGATACTAATGGAATAGTTACAATTCTGAATCATAAACCGGAACTTGGGCAAGGCGTATACCAGGCCATTCCAATGATTATTGCCGAGGAACTTGAAGTAGACATCAATAAAATAAAAATTGTACAATCGGTTGCCGATAAAGAAAAATACGGTAACCAGGGAATTGGTGGCAGTACCAGTGTGCGCCGGGGATACACCGAATTACGTAAAATAGGTGCCAGCGGCAAACATATGCTAATGCAGGCTGCGGCCAATAAATGGGGCTGTCCAATTGCCGATTGTTGGGTTGAAAATGGAATTGTTTTGCGCAAAAACTCCAAAGAACAGCTGGCCTATGGCGATTTGGTGCTCGATGCAGCACAATTAGAAGTTCCGGAAAATGTTGAGCTTAAAAAAAGTGCTGATTTTTCGATTCTTGGCAAACCCACTTTGCGCCAGGATATTCCGATGAAAGTAAACGGAGCAGCAGTTTTTGGGCTTGACATTGAAGTGGAAAACATGCTATACGCTTCAGTTGAAAGAACACCATACTTTTTTGGAGCCGTTGAGTCATATAACAAGGACGAGGTGGAAGCCCTTCCCGGAGTTATTTCAACAGTAATCTTAAAAACTGAATTATTTGGAAAACCACGCGAAGGAGTAGCAATTATGTCGGATGATTACTTTACGGCTTTTAAAGCCCGGAAACAACTGACGATAACCTGGAGAGCCATTCCTGAAGCATTTGACAATGATAAAGTTTTCGAACGTTTTCATCAGGAAAAAACAATAAAGCCTACAGCCCAACGTCTTAAAAACGAAGATAAGCAGCTGCTTTCGAGCGCGGTTGATTTTATTACAGCCGAATACGAATGCCCTTACGAAGCCCATTCGCCTATGGAACCAATGAATGCTACTGTTTGGGTTAAAGCTGATGGCACTGTTGAAGCCTGGCTACCCACACAAAACGGCCAGCGGGCCCGAACCGACATTTCAAGAATTACCGGAATTCCGGAAGAAAACATAACTGTAAATGTTACTTTTTTAGGGGGAGGATTCGGACGCCGTTCGCTGCAGGATTTTGCAGCTGAAGCAGCCCTTTTATCTGCTGAAACAAAACGGCCCGTTAAAGTGGTGTGGAGCCGCGAAGATGATACCAATGCCGGTCCATTTCGTCCGGCAACTTTAAATGTTTTTAATGCAGGTTTTGATAAAAATAAAAAACTAACTTCTTTTTCAAACCATATTATTGCCCAGATTATTGGTCACCAAAATCCAGGCGCCGATTTAAGCCGTATTGGTGGAGGCACATACGAGGGCGCCTATTGGGGGTACAATTTTGCCAATTACACCCAGGCCGGAACTTCGGTTCAACTGCCAATACCCATCTGGTACTGGCGCTCGGTTTATTCGTCAACCAACTGCTTTGTAAACGAAAGTTTTGTTGATGAGGTAGCCATTCACGCAGGCGAAGACCCTATGAATTTCAGAATAAAATACATGGATGATGAACGCGCTATTTCATTGCTGGAGACCATACGCAAACAATCGAATTGGGACAATCCTACTCCGGGCGAATATAAAGGAGTGGCATTTGCCCATGTATTTGCCTCGTACTGTGCGCAAGTGGTAACGGTAAAAAAATCGGGGGCAGGGGTGAAAATTGTGAAAGTTGATGCCGCCATTGATTGTGGACAAACCATAAACCCCGATACCATTGAAGCTCAAATTGAAGGCAGCATTATAATGGGATTAACCGCTGCATACAAAGGTGGAATAAAAATAAGTGGTGGAAAAGTGCAAAACAATAATTTTGATAAATACGAATTACTGCGAATTAATGAAACGCCGGAAATTGAAGTACAGATAATGAAAAATGAACACGCTCCGGGCGGAATCGGAGAACCGGGATTTCCTCCAACAGCTCCGGCCCTGGCCAATGCCATTTTCAACGCCAGCGGTATTCGTTTGCGCAAATTACCGTTTACCGAAGTTGGAATTGTTTAG
- a CDS encoding alcohol dehydrogenase catalytic domain-containing protein, translating into MKAAVLTKYNRVEWKEVNKPSCKSGEVLIKVTYGCICGSDQHIHTGEFHPRTKLPLIMGHEFGGVVVEVGKDVNGWEVGDKVAPDPIIWCGKCPACLKGHYPACTSLKLIGIDMDGGFCEYISLPPSMLYKVPASIPDEHVALIEVLSIGCHAKNRANVQENDSIVIWGSGKVGLCILQAVRTVTNNTVFMVDILEERLAIGPKYYNNVIAINASKENPVERIKKETDGKGVDIAFEAVGHPEEAENTVNPVVGCISSIVGGGKVCVLGLGAEPAAVVFKELIWKEGTILTSRVSHGEFAEAIEHLTNNRLKPEALISKILHGSETQNGFEVLAKDPEKNIKILLDFKSAKAE; encoded by the coding sequence ATGAAAGCTGCTGTACTTACCAAATACAACCGGGTAGAATGGAAAGAAGTTAATAAACCGAGCTGCAAATCAGGCGAAGTGTTAATTAAAGTAACATATGGCTGCATATGTGGCAGCGATCAACACATTCACACTGGTGAGTTTCACCCGCGTACAAAGCTTCCCTTAATTATGGGACATGAGTTTGGCGGTGTTGTGGTGGAAGTGGGAAAAGATGTGAATGGCTGGGAAGTTGGCGACAAAGTTGCACCCGACCCAATCATCTGGTGCGGAAAATGCCCTGCCTGTTTAAAAGGACATTATCCGGCATGCACCAGCTTAAAACTAATTGGCATTGATATGGACGGTGGATTCTGCGAATACATTTCCCTACCTCCCAGCATGTTATACAAAGTACCAGCGTCTATTCCCGATGAACACGTAGCGCTTATTGAAGTTTTAAGTATTGGCTGCCACGCTAAAAACCGCGCCAATGTGCAGGAAAACGACAGTATTGTAATTTGGGGCTCGGGGAAAGTAGGTTTATGCATACTGCAAGCTGTTAGAACAGTTACCAACAATACTGTATTTATGGTTGACATACTGGAAGAACGATTAGCCATTGGCCCAAAATACTACAACAATGTTATTGCCATTAATGCTTCAAAAGAAAACCCGGTAGAACGTATAAAAAAAGAAACCGATGGAAAGGGAGTTGATATTGCTTTTGAAGCTGTCGGTCATCCTGAAGAAGCTGAGAACACTGTAAATCCGGTAGTTGGTTGCATTAGCTCAATTGTTGGCGGTGGAAAAGTTTGTGTTTTGGGCCTGGGTGCCGAACCGGCAGCGGTGGTTTTTAAAGAATTGATTTGGAAAGAAGGAACAATTCTGACATCGCGGGTAAGCCATGGAGAATTTGCGGAAGCCATTGAGCATTTAACAAATAACAGGTTAAAACCTGAGGCCTTAATCTCAAAAATATTACATGGCTCTGAAACACAAAATGGCTTTGAAGTTTTAGCAAAAGATCCGGAAAAAAATATAAAAATCCTCCTGGATTTCAAATCGGCAAAAGCTGAATAA